In Bactrocera oleae isolate idBacOlea1 chromosome 3, idBacOlea1, whole genome shotgun sequence, a genomic segment contains:
- the LOC106620653 gene encoding uncharacterized protein, whose product MEILMKLKCSPSVPNHGNSTTHSTLKVVDHHHQLTQQHTTLPAPATATPPTLIRLPSQTNLTYGSPPSLPSIAIQTLPSVPSKRPCLNYPKSLECCNITATQQGIEIFSLPWNQQGRRNVTYEVSMQKQPSCCSDINASNLFETPACCSTYGTVPTASHSNATEQRAQPPPLQQAPTFQFASSGDLSENDSAADLNTHYEYQEPEENFISIEDTKIKGFLIKIGRECALQKKRKKSTDRVIESVHKAKENQVDFEIIDLDDEDDREELRQIMHQVEKDTLKKDVQHNVQHIALSDLNISTNGRDKCRTRLKSPCISLIPKSPSFTSKSAKLIPQKKIELSKERIIAHIELSDSSDSEPEQCERIADNIRNTESVVGVGGFNSDDDDDELSFAAAAVTCELECDDDDIDDITKNSDTGKTNTNISSNEIVVLHSDDENIEFIDKPEKGQELNWEDMDRREKGRQFFECYLCGKKVQSSYNLRRHMMIHTGERPFGCDMCDRRFREFSDLKKHRRRHSNEANFVCMVCRVKPPMIQDSTRCNDCDSKTSAITAAMRPQLSASPSSLPDKPQTPSLPTPSLPPPPLTARPLLSTERFQDTPAATRYTLIENSAETSNKEIPKVIGKSTLDVEHSTTSPKRSNSTPLPSSDMPSLVPINAPFAVNKTTPSSTQLLLDNIPVVHRPNYNQLGVVTRKEFPCPLCQRPFGTRHNLKRHFMIHTGEKPFSCNKCRKPFREYSTLKKHMATHQRDRYYKCLHCPRKYRDYLEYSGHKKTHANEEDDDDDDDDMNFDQQQLSSSSTTSSPQKKIKIHCDSSYDSNEEDSSSEDWLECCECKQRFTEIELYTKHLKEHDHMVYFYECYICKKTFEQRDELIEHVSACKEELRETALQRATCFN is encoded by the exons ATGGAAATTcttatgaaattaaaatgctCACCATCTGTACCGAACCACGGCAACAGTACCACGCACTCTACCTTAAAAGTCGTTGACCATCATCATCAACTAACTCAACAACATACAACATTACCAGCACCTGCAACAGCAACCCCACCAACACTCATTCGTTTGCCATCACAAACAAACTTAACTTATGGCTCCCCACCATCATTGCCGTCAATCGCTATTCAAACCCTACCCAGTGTACCATCTAAAAGACCATGTTTGAATTATCCAAAGTCTTTGGAGTGCTGCAATATAACTGCTACCCAACAGGGAATTGAAATATTTAGCTTACCATGGAATCAGCAAGGTCGACGGAACGTTACATATGAAGTTTCAATGCAAAAACAGCCATCTTGTTGCTCAGATATCAATGCCAGCAATTTATTCGAAACACCTGCATGTTGTAGTACATATGGCACAGTTCCGACTGCATCTCATTCAAATGCCACGGAGCAACGAGCACAACCTCCGCCACTACAGCAAGCACCTACATTTCAATTTGCATCTTCTGGAGATTTGTCCGAAAATGATTCAGCGGCAGATTTAAATACACATTACGAATATCAGGAACCTGAAGAAAATTTTATCTCGATAGAAGATACTAAAATAAAaggttttttgataaaaattggcCGAGAATGTGCTTTacagaaaaagagaaaaaagtccACAGACCGTGTAATTGAATCAGTTCATAAAGCAAAAGAGAATCAAGtggattttgaaattattgattTAGATGATGAGGATGACCGAGAGGAGCTTCGTCAAATAATGCATCAGGTGGAAAAAGACACTCTTAAAAAGGATGTACAACATAATGTTCAGCATATTGCTTTGTcagatttaaatatttctactaATGGTCGAGATAAATGCAGAACCAGACTCAAATCTCCATGTATTAGCCTTATTCCAAAGAGTCCGTCGTTTACTTCAAAATCTGCGAAATTGATTCCTCAGAAGAAAATCGAACTCTCTAAGGAGCGTATAATTGCACATATAGAACTCTCTGATAGCAGTGACTCTGAACCAGAACAATGCGAAAGGATTGCTGACAATATTCGGAATACAGAAAGTGTAGTGGGTGTGGGTGGATTCAATAGtgatgacgatgatgatgagCTATCATTCGCAGCTGCAGCTGTTACTTGTGAACTGGAATGTGACGATGACGACATTGATGACATTACGAAAAATTCCGACACTGGAAAGAcgaatacaaatatttcaagCAACGAAATTGTTGTCCTACATTCAGACGATGAGAATATCGAGTTCATTGATAAACCGGAAAAAGGGCAAGAATTGAATTGGGAAGATATGGATAGACGTGAAAAAGGTCGACAGTTTTTCGAGTGTTATTTATGTGGCAAAAAGGTGCAATCAAGTTATAATTTGAGAAGGCACATGATGATACACACAG GTGAACGTCCATTTGGTTGCGATATGTGCGATCGGAGATTCCGTGAGTTCAGTGACCTGAAGAAACATCGCCGCCGACATTCAAACGAAGCGAATTTCGTGTGTATGGTATGTCGTGTGAAACCGCCCATGATTCAAGATTCAACACGTTGCAATGATTGCGATTCGAAGACAAGTGCAATAACAGCAGCAATGCGACCACAACTTTCCGCGTCACCTTCTTCTTTACCAGACAAACCACAAACACCATCGTTACCGACTCCGTCTctaccaccaccaccactcACTGCAAGGCCTTTGCTGTCTACTGAGCGATTCCAAGATACACCAGCAGCAACGAGGTACACCTTAATTGAAAACTCCGCTGAGACAAGCAACAAAGAAATCCCTAAAGTTATAGGAAAGTCTACACTAGATGTTGAACATTCTACCACTTCCCCGAAGCGCTCAAATTCTACACCTTTGCCCAGCTCAGATATGCCGTCATTAGTGCCGATAAATGCCCCGTTTGCAGTTAATAAAACAACGCCAAGTAGTACTCAATTGTTGCTTGACAATATTCCTGTGGTTCATCGACCCAACTATAACCAGTTGGGTGTTGTAACTCGCAAAGAATTTCCTTGTCCACTGTGTCAGCGTCCATTTGGTACGAGGCACAATCTAAAGCGTCACTTCATGATACATACAGGCGAAAAACCATTTTCTTGCAATAAATGCCGTAAACCGTTTCGAGAATACTCAACACTAAAGAAACATATGGCGACACATCAACGCGATCGATATTATAAATGCCTTCATTGCCCAAGAAAATATCGTGACTACTTGGAGTATAGTGGGCATAAGAAAACTCATGCAAACGAggaagatgatgatgatgatgatgacgataTGAATTTTGATCAGCAACAGTTGAGCTCTTCTAGCACCACGTCCAGTccacaaaagaaaattaaaatacattgtGACAGTAGCTACGACTCAAACGAAGAAGACTCGTCCAGTGAAGATTGGCTGGAGTGTTGCGAGTGTAAGCAACGTTTCACAGAAATCGAGTTGTACACTAAACATTTGAAAGAACACGATCATATGGTGTATTTCTACGAATGTTATATCTGCAAAAAGACCTTTGAGCAGCGTGATGAATTAATCGAGCATGTGAGCGCTTGCAAGGAAGAGTTGCGCGAAACAGCATTGCAACGTGCTACATGTTTCAACTAA
- the LOC106620643 gene encoding uncharacterized protein translates to MDVGEIIETADGPPQTISSELIENSAESTTNIGASSGQIGEIESTSGLTIPLNNSKTLKRCLSVPILRAGPSFTSMTTRAAAAAMAMRNVGNTANSVGGNTPKEALSTPIKHQAFNKRDAVGDASTVNNFGHNIHIGIPRSNPSSREVSPAPVFNIFAPRARRYSASYTPHGAASAGGNSTAVSGLPLCLTPRVSQLRQEECVDMLNTREANHERELHSAMQMSQSWEDLTLVAENWSCKSEDLSNPLQVSLPSGVTSCSSPSPTNNRAGMRLPYGLSPSPTRRTFATRRSMSPIAMRPSQLGPVKRKFELDEGGTGSNWNIYSQPPLKKIFTESRGSSPVCQSPSSICPSPDSGTYDGRITPKLFISKLCTNNTNNNSACSSPSSSVSGGIGDSTITSGICSSGSSTASSISGGSEPMCIGSGGIDEGISVTENNEKLGNNRISNTGSEVQAMTTDIQDDATLLDDMKSETSSIGGCSSISIESSSCDSASKAAASFLNRLNVDDISTSPLAVQKSFYINKQGLTGNKKFIVSSISSEPTESINVTSSNVNASTLTVSASDFISSSCTNGS, encoded by the exons ATGGATGTAGGAGAAATAATTGAAACAGCTGATGGACCTCCACAAACAATAAGTTcagaattaattgaaaattctgCAGAATCAACAACCAATATTGGGGCCAGTTCTGGACAAATCGGGGAAATTGAAAGTACTTCTGGCTTAACTATACCATTAAATAATAGCAAAACACTAAAACGTTGTTTGAGCGTGCCAATTTTGCGCGCTGGTCCTTCATTTACATCTATGACTACTCGTGCAGCTGCAGCAGCTATGGCGATGAGAAATGTTGGAAATACAGCGAATTCTGTAGGTGGAAATACCCCAAAAGAGGCACTATCAACACCTATAAAACATCAAGCGTTTAACAAACGTGACGCGGTTGGCGACGCATCAACTGTAAATAACTTTGGTCACAATATCCATATTGGAATACCACGTTCAAATCCTTCCTCtag AGAAGTTTCACCGGCGCCAGTGTTTAATATATTTGCACCCCGAGCCCGTCGTTACTCGGCCAGTTACACTCCTCATGGAGCAGCTAGCGCTGGAGGCAACTCCACTGCAGTAAGTGGTTTGCCACTTTGTCTCACACCACGTGTCTCCCAGTTGAGACAAGAGGAATGCGTGGACATGTTAAATACTCGCGAAGCAAATCATGAACGTGAATTACATAGTGCCATGCAAATGTCCCAAAGTTGGGAAGACTTGACTTTGGTTGCTGAAAATTGGTCTTGTAAATCAGAGGACTTAAGTAATCCACTACAAGTTTCCTTGCCATCTGGTGTTACAAGTTGTTCGAGTCCAAGTCcaacaaa TAATCGTGCCGGGATGAGGCTACCATACGGTTTGTCACCATCACCAACACGACGCACTTTTGCTACTAGACGATCAATGTCACCAATCGCTATGCGGCCATCACAATTAGGACCCGTTAAACGCAAATTTGAGTTGGATGAAGGTGGTACTGGAAGCAATTGGAATATATATTCTCAACCAccattgaagaaaatatttacagagag tCGAGGCTCTTCACCAGTTTGTCAATCACCATCCTCAATATGCCCCAGCCCGGATTCTGGTACATACGATGGTCGAATAACACCAAAGCTATTCATATCCAAGTTATGCACcaataatacaaataacaacTCAGCTTGTTCATCTCCAAGTAGCAGTGTAAGTGGCGGAATCGGAGACTCAACAATTACCTCAGGTATATGCTCCTCTGGCTCTTCAACGGCTTCCTCCATATCTGGTGGCAGCGAGCCAATGTGCATTGGAAGTGGGGGAATAGATGAAGGCATTTCAGTGACAGAAAATAACGAAAAACTTGGAAATAACAGAATTTCAAATACAGGCAGTGAAGTTCAAGCAATGACCACTGACATACAGGATGATGCTACCTTATTGGATGACATGAAGAGTGAGACATCGTCAATCGGTGGGTGCTCCAGCATCAGCATCGAGTCCTCTTCCTGCGACAGCGCCTCCAAGGCAGCTGCAAGCTTCCTTAATAGACTGAACGTTGATGACATTAGCACGAGTCCGCTGGCAGTACAAAAAAGCTTTTACATCAACAAACAGGGTTTAACCGGTAATAAGAAGTTCATTGTTAGCAGTATAAGCAGCGAACCAACCGAAAGTATTAACGTAACTAGCAGCAACGTTAACGCCTCTACTCTAACTGTAAGTGCATCGGACTTTATCTCTTCATCATGCACAAATGGTTCGTAA
- the LOC106620644 gene encoding ubiquitin-conjugating enzyme E2Q-like protein 1: MSSRLKEKVTAAIRKFNKSRSRSGSGDKTAEAGGGASGNSSGGNVGGNATAKNSNGNAIGAGVAAESPGRRLRRQDNRVSPATSRMVMSVNVPHAPDHSIRARRLMKEYKEIQKMHNSKKDPIFTVELINDNLYEWYARLHIVDPDSKLAKDMAEMNIPFILLHLVFPDNFPFAPPFMRVVEPRIEKGFVMEGGAICMELLTPRGWASAYTVEAVLMQFAASLVKGQGRIVRKTKGSKEFSRRTAEEAFRSLVKTHEKYGWVTPALSDG; this comes from the exons atgtcGTCCCGTCTTAAGGAGAAAGTAACCGCGGCTATACGAAAATTCAACAAGAGTCGAAGTCGCAGTGGCAGTGGTGATAAAACGGCAGAGGCTGGCGGTGGCGCAAGTGGGAATAGCTCTGGAGGAAATGTCGGCGGCAACGCGACGGCGAAGAATTCAAACGGTAATGCCATAGGCGCAGGTGTTGCAGCTGAATCGCCGGGTAGACGTCTACGACGACAGGATaacag AGTTTCACCGGCTACAAGTAGAATGGTTATGTCAGTCAATGTTCCACATGCTCCCGATCACAGTATTCGGGCACGGCGCCTAATGAAAGAATACAAGGAGATACAAAAAATGCACAATAGTAAAAAAGACCCAATATTCACG GTGGAACTTATAAACGACAACCTGTATGAATGGTACGCTAGACTTCATATCGTCGATCCAGATTCGAAATTAGCGAAAGACATGGCTGAGATGAACATTCCATTTATACTCCTGCATCTTGTATTTCCCGACAATTTCCCGTTTGCACCGCCTTTTATGCGAGTAGTCGAACCGAGAATTGAAAAAGGGTTCGTCATGGAGGGTGGAGCGATTTGCATGGAACTATTAACGCCACGTGGTTGGGCCTCAGCGTACACTGTAGAGGCAGTCTTAATGCAGTTTGCAGCGAGCTTAGTTAAGGGACAGGGACGTATTGTGCGAAAAACGAAGGGTTCAAAGGAGTTTAGTAG ACGAACTGCGGAGGAAGCATTCCGTTCATTGGTAAAAACGCACGAAAAATACGGGTGGGTAACGCCAGCACTCTCCGACGGCTGA
- the LOC106620648 gene encoding LOW QUALITY PROTEIN: uncharacterized protein (The sequence of the model RefSeq protein was modified relative to this genomic sequence to represent the inferred CDS: substituted 1 base at 1 genomic stop codon), with translation MDWVIHDELGITVGHVASGAAASAMVIGGVIPYVPQYLEIKKTQDADGFSLHVCLALLIANSLRIFFWFSKQYELPLLVQSVVMNITMFLMIHLCVKVKRMNASNRELTFSADDLRLPKVTTDTDTAGSVSTDAGVLKRVRSRHYLNDLDYKYFWNWSDFQSYLDFMLVVWAIGAAITYLMLSITWFMEAVGFCAVFTEAMLGAPQFLRNFKNKSTYGMSIQMVIMWTLGDMFKTGYFIVRESPTQFWICGMLQVSLDIAILLQVWFYRKNTKARDMRRGDXQFAPEEQPQQTQNNPHDIHTQTNTTDVNQSLAISPTSSGDDHLLTANADNEHFNDYENNAYKKYHDNRAFQYHHNNNTLSKLKGLSNVMPTDENCALDTVVIVKNSNGILRNSSSRSKSDFPIDMVSVTAEPNGRARRRCRCQHNDVVRQRHNATQTPGSLVNCNQLINCHSHSASINCCGNRKSTDCCSLISGDLKSGEMTSHCHITHHCHHFSPGSGRDGEKRRKKHCGCNNRHHHSHHHRHRHRRYRYLQSEYQQQDKPFRQLPGYNSKSSFDSSDDLQQSGLENPQERLQEIAIEIDAATLTEDNTSTATSNFAYKMAKANIAPIIMAPIHDNDEDDKKQRRKYYGHRCDSMNSSSAGETDELSYRISGVKHKKTDCDNTTIWTESKTYRHENTITPHLSNCKDSQCRAKSRAANKLNAAYNECVSIQRKQFKASGADECCSTCSHCSDCSCQNADATSCSSFDELDADDHDEERRIAPHELVVSAECHRCNFHHASTTSTGDEAEEEEDGGADDKLTAKTAKHSERSMQDNTTDSSAHTSRRSSASFCSCHSSNCYCCECNCAAVVEDDCDSTTGQMLTARDQPCTALTSTAEFDAEHSSTLTPLTNASSAVSTPGAEDADVTLRSLTNTLAEDICSSPSQSAEYFSLSSNNQQSHFSPTETPTHRPIKTPSESTTAGTLSKCNLDKSVDSGELGKKTCKHYTKHHRHKRPTSPMDCYL, from the exons ATGGATTGGGTTATTCATGACGAACTCGGCATCACTGTCGGTCATGTGGCTAGTGGAGCCGCAGCATCTGCTATGGTAATTGGCGGTGTTATACCTTACGTACCGCAATATttggaaataaagaaaacacaAGATGCAGACGGATTTTCGCTTCACGTTTGTCTTGCGCTATTGATTGCAAATTCCTTAAGGATATTTTTCTG GTTTTCCAAGCAATATGAGCTTCCGCTTCTGGTTCAAAGTGTTGTGATGAACATTACTATGTTCCTAATGATCCATTTATGCGTTAAAGTGAAACGAATGAATGCATCAAATAGAGAACTTACTTTTTCGG CCGATGATCTGCGTCTACCAAAAGTAACGACCGACACTGATACTGCTGGTTCAGTTTCCACAGATGCCGGCGTTTTGAAACGTGTTCGCTCGAGACACTATTTAAATG ATCtcgattacaaatatttttggaattggAGCGATTTTCAATCGTATTTAGACTTTATGCTTGTTGTTTGGGCAATTGGGGCAGCTATCACATATCTAATGTTATCAATTACGTGGTTTATGGAGGCGGTTGGCTTTTGTGCAGTTTTCACAGAGGCTATGTTAG GAGCGCCACAATTTCTACGAAACTTCAAGAACAAATCAACTTATGGAATGAGCATCCAAATGGTCATCATGTGGACGCTAGGTGATATGTTTAAGACTGGCTACTTTATTGTTAGGGAATCTCCAACACAATTTTGGATTTGTGGAATGCTTCAG GTTAGCTTAGATATTGCAATTCTTTTACAAGTGTGGTTCTATAGGAAGAATACCAAGGCACGAGATATGCGTCGCGGAGATTAGCAGTTTGCCCCCGAAGAACAACCGCAACAAACACAAAACAATCCACATGATATTCACACTCAAACCAATACCACGGACGTTAATCAATCTCTTGCTATAAGCCCTACAAGTAGCGGAGATGACCATCTGCTGACCGCAAATGCAGATAATGAACATTTTAACGATTATGAAAATAacgcatataaaaaatatcatgaTAACAGAGCCTTCCAATATCACCATAATAACAATACACTTTCGAAACTAAAAGGGTTATCCAATGTCATGCCAACTGACGAAAACTGCGCATTAGATACCGTGGTAATTGTCAAAAATTCCAATGGCATATTAAGAAACTCATCCAGTCGATCGAAATCTGATTTTCCAATTGATATGGTGTCAGTGACCGCGGAACCTAATGGGAGAGCACGTCGCAGATGTCGATGTCAACACAATGATGTAGTGCGGCAGCGTCATAACGCTACACAAACACCAGGCTCTTTAGTAAACTGCAATCAATTGATAAATTGTCACAGTCATAGCGCATCAATTAATTGTTGTGGAAATAGAAAATCTACTGACTGTTGCAGCCTAATTAGTGGTGATTTAAAATCCGGTGAAATGACTTCTCACTGCCACATCACACATCATTGTCACCATTTTTCTCCGGGTAGTGGTAGGGACGGAGAGAAACGCAGGAAGAAGCATTGTGGGTGTAATAATCGACATCATCATTCTCACCATCATAGACACCGACATCGCCGCTATCGTTACTTGCAATCGGAATATCAGCAACAGGATAAACCCTTCCGCCAACTTCCAGGTTATAACAGTAAGTCTTCCTTTGATTCCAGTGATGATCTACAACAATCTGGCCTTGAAAATCCGCAAGAACGCTTGCAAGAGATTGCAATTGAAATTGATGCAGCCACATTGACTGAAGATAACACAAGCACTGCCACCTCAAATTTTGCGTATAAAATGGCGAAGGCTAACATAGCGCCCATAATAATGGCACCAATACACGATAACGATGAGGATGACAAAAAACAACGCAGAAAATATTATGGTCATCGATGTGATTCCATGAACTCAAGCAGCGCAGGGGAAACTGATGAATTGTCTTATAGAATTTCCGGTGTGAAACATAAGAAGACAg ATTGCGATAACACTACAATTTGGACTGAATCTAAGACCTACAGACATGAAAACACTATTACGCCACACTTATCAAACTGTAAGGACTCCCAGTGTCGGGCCAAGAGCAGAGCGGCTAACAAACTCAATGCGGCGTATAACGAATGTGTTAGTATTCAGCGTAAACAATTCAAGGCGAGTGGCGCAGATGAATGTTGCAGCACTTGTTCACATTGTTCAGATTGTTCCTGCCAGAATGCAGATGCCACTAGTTGCAGTAGTTTCGATGAATTGGATGCAGACGACCATGATGAGGAACGACGGATCGCACCCCATGAGTTAGTGGTGTCAGCAGAATGTCATCGCTGTAATTTTCACCATGCATCTACAACGTCAACTGGAGATGAAGCTGAAGAGGAGGAAGACGGTGGTGCAGATGATAAACTGACCGCGAAAACTGCCAAGCATTCGGAACGATCCATGCAGGATAATACTACGGATAGTTCTGCGCATACGAGTCGAAGAAGCAGTGCAAGTTTTTGCTCCTGTCATTCgagtaattgttattgttgtgaatGTAATTGCGCAGCTGTTGTTGAGGATGACTGCGACTCAACAACTGGTCAGATGCTTACCGCAAGGGACCAACCCTGTACAGCTTTAACATCGACTGCCGAATTTGATGCAGAACACTCAAGTACACTAACACCATTAACAAATGCATCATCTGCTGTGTCAACGCCTGGTGCGGAAGACGCTGATGTGACGCTACGCAGTTTAACCAACACTTTAGCCGAGGACATTTGCTCCTCTCCGAGCCAATCTGCAGAATATTTCTCACTCTCTTCCAACAATCAGCAAAGCCATTTTTCTCCTACAGAAACTCCTACTCATAGACCAATAAAGACACCAAGCGAAAGCACTACAGCCGGAACCTTATCTAAATGTAATTTAGATAAATCGGTTGATTCAGGAGAACTTGGCAAAAAAACATGTAAACACTACACCAAACATCATCGCCATAAACGACCGACTTCTCCCATGGACTGCTACTTATGA
- the LOC106620639 gene encoding mitochondrial import inner membrane translocase subunit Tim21: MAQLVILRQVMNKTLKHQMCRMIAITQSPNYQMRKEEETSRSLQESKGRTDISTDVRPLGEKIKENTKTASYTAIILAGIGVTGVMLYAIFRELFSSCSPNNIYSEALDLVKEDPRVQDALGAPIKGYGEESRRGRRQRVAHSTFERNGVLHVRMQFYVQGIRNRGTVHLESRQASSGKMEYRYLFVQLDHYPHTTIIIEDNRAYDPSSASAKISLDSGNLDFTSFQNK; encoded by the exons atggCTCAACTAGTTATTCTTCGACAAGTGATGAATAAAACTTTGAAACATCAAATGTGCCGCATGATCGCAATCACTCAGTCACCTAATTATCAAATGCGAAAGGAGGAGGAAACAAGCCGGTCCTTGCAAGAATCTAAAGGACGAACTGATATATCCACAGATGTAAGGCCGCTAGgtgaaaaaattaaggaaaacaCAAAAACCGCCAGTTACACAGCGATAATTCTCGCCGGTATTGGAGTGACCGGTGTAATGTTATATGCCATTTTCAGGGAACTCTTTTCAAGTTGTAGTCCGAATAATATTTATTCAGAGGCTTTGGATCTCGTAAAAGAG GATCCACGAGTCCAAGATGCACTGGGTGCTCCCATAAAAGGATATGGCGAGGAGTCACGTCGTGGTCGCCGACAACGTGTCGCACATTCGACTTTCGAAAGAAACGGAGTACTACATGTACGCATGCAGTTCTACGTACAAGGTATACGCAACAGAGGCACAGTGCACTTGGAGTCACGTCAA GCATCATCGGGAAAAATGGAATATCGTTATTTATTTGTGCAACTTGATCACTACCCTCACACAACTATTATTATCGAAGATAATCGTGCTTATGACCCCAGTTCTGCGTCGGCTAAAATTTCCCTTGATTCTGGAAATCTAGATTTCACTTCGTTTCAGAATAAATGA
- the LOC106620640 gene encoding transmembrane protein 231, translated as MKFIPLHTKNTSIIYKNSLCSSASIIVLIFIILSVMIPMLLVSLLSPYSGISESRILFEQPRLQFKFQSILIAETEGEVVNNKQDVNLVVCSTLPHINTIVMENGNSCEGIKYWTDDFDHDGTIDRAHFQQQLESLPGRIKSIDLAIFFEANLKHKCSLSPPALLTYHNVIPSGMQLSAGTILLKAELKLKQYIEFTCPFPGRNIKTQFHQVNFNSNSSHVALEDFQLQSLLEQLKKNPAYFQLSEQEIYFRREPGNTLRIQLDLDVMQVPARYHLSVWERLGQFWLYFASFFGISFYIMNKVKDYLFGQHIIRAWEVIPWKKLY; from the exons ATGAAGTTCATACCTTTGCACACGAAGAACACatctataatttataaaaactcGTTATGTTCTTCCGCAAGCATTATTGTACTCATTTTCATCATATTGTCGGTAATGATTCCTATGTTGCTGGTATCGCTACTTAGCCCATACTCCGGTATTTCGGAATCACGCATTCTTTTCGAGCAACCACGATTGCAATTCAAATTCCAAAGCATATTGATTGCTGAGACGGAAGGGGAAGTTGTAAATAACAAACAAGATGTTAATTTGGTGGTATGCAGTACTCTGCCTCATATAAATACGATCGTAATGGAAAACGGGAATAGTTGTGAAGGAATTAAG TATTGGACCGATGATTTCGATCATGATGGCACAATTGACCGAGCACATTTCCAACAACAGCTAGAATCACTTCCAGGTCGAATCAAAAGCATCGACTTGGCAATCTTTTTTGAAGCAAATCTAAAG CACAAATGTTCTCTTTCACCGCCTGCGCTCCTTACTTATCACAATGTTATTCCATCAGGAATGCAATTAAGTGCTGGTACCATATTGCTAAAAGCTGaactaaaactaaaacaatACATAGAGTTCACTTGCCCTTTTCCGGGGCGCAATATAAAAACCCAGTTTCATCAGGTTAACTTCAACTCTAATAGTAGTCACGTCGCCTTGGAGGATTTTCAATTACAGTCCCTCCTTGAACAACTAAAGAAGAATCCGGCATATTTTCAACTCTCGGAGCAAGAAATTTACTTTCGTCGAGAACCAGGAAACACGCTTCGAATACAACTAGATTTGGATGTAATGCAAGTGCCAGCGCGATATCACTTGAGTGTTTGGGAGCGCCTGGGGcaattttggttatattttgCTTCCTTCTTTGGAATTTCATTCTATATTATGAACAAAGTTAAAGACTATCTGTTTGGCCAACACATAATTCGGGCTTGGGAAGTGATACCATGGAAGAAGCTCTACTGA